A single region of the Mercenaria mercenaria strain notata chromosome 6, MADL_Memer_1, whole genome shotgun sequence genome encodes:
- the LOC123549060 gene encoding nose resistant to fluoxetine protein 6-like, with protein sequence MNLLAKKGVSEPCTNDLYMWATGLQTFQGWAWKMIDSGFKIPSNLAGLNLKWMGDMGECTAIHASAYNNYTRSMQEFDGKYCRLLIPVSGIPGAGFQMMVLGSCASSHCSNSDVKIIVDSPIEAVVPKTFTSRSIVSCVVEKELDSKAIAVICFLAILGAVVTIATLYDVITIQLKSDDSEPNSYKLQHNEAVNMNTIHTNGAYTVTEAENGPLPVKEDLGTSIQNGVILTSDFSITNKPKQEQSRIVKAVLAFSAYTNARKLLSTSQASGSLSAINGIRFLSMAWVILGHTYFFALNYTANGFDLGKTKINQYSFMAIIYATPSVDSFFALSGCLVAYLTLRELQKVGGAKKLNWFMFYFHRFWRLTPPYMLIILVGTILYRYIGNGALKPDGDNPFMENCRDNWWTNLLYINNFAKTDKMCMGWTWYLANDMQMYILSPLIFLPLFYNIIAGGVVSAIFMIGTIIATAVISHEHQYPVQSASPYAPTKQDGHYNDLMYIPFYTRMGPYIVGLITGFVLYKCKCKFRIPKVINLGCWVLCVLMTTAVIYGPYTKDDGHIMSTDDSTAYYTLFRTVWGIAVCWVIFACATGNGGWINDILSWSPYVPLGRLTYCAYLLHPLVMMMFYENRMQPVYFTDYDTVYYFLGNLVLSYGAAFVISLFFESPMMGLEKAIFKK encoded by the exons ATGAATCTGCTAGCAAAGAAAGGTGTAAGTGAACCTTGTACGAATGATCTATATATGTGGGCCACAGGACTTCAAACGTTTCAAGGCTGGGCTTGGAAAA TGATTGATTCAGGATTCAAGATTCCGAGTAATTTAGCAGGTTTAAACCTTAAATGGATGGGCGACATGGGCGAATGCACCGCTATCCATGCTAGCGCTTATAACAACTACACTCGAAGTATGCAGGAATTTGACGGGAAATACTGTCGTCTTCTTATACCAGTATCGGGCATTCCAGgg GCAGGTTTTCAGATGATGGTGCTGGGTTCGTGCGCATCAAGCCATTGTTCCAACAGTGATGTGAAAATTATTGTAGACTCAC ctATAGAAGCTGTGGTACCGAAAACATTCACTAGCAGATCAATAGTATCGTGCGTTGTGGAGAAGGAACTAGATTCTAAGGCCATCGCCGTCAT ATGTTTTTTGGCTATTCTTGGAGCGGTCGTCACTATAGCAACGCTCTATGACGTAATCACTATTCAGCTTAAGTCAGACGACAGCGAACCAAACTCTTACAAGCTACAACATAATGAAGCAGTAAATATGAATACTATTCACACTAATGGCGCTTACACTGTGACAGAAGCTGAAAATGGCCCACTTCCGGTAAAAGAGGATCTTGGGACTTCAATACAAAACGGAGTAATACTAACCTCCGATTTTAGTATTACCAATAAACCGAAACAAGAGCAAA GCAGAATAGTGAAGGCGGTTCTAGCTTTCTCTGCGTATACAAATGCACGTAAATTACTGAGTACCAGCCAAGCTTCCGGAAGTTTGAGCGCAATCAATGGCATCCGTTTCTTAAGCATGGCTTGGGTCATTTTAGGCCATACTTACTTTTTCGCATTGAACTATACAG CTAATGGTTTTGACTtaggaaaaacaaaaatcaatcaGTATTCATTCATGGCTATCATATATGCAACCCCGTCTGTGGACAGTTTCTTTGCGCTCAG CGGTTGTTTGGTTGCATACCTGACTCTACGGGAACTCCAGAAGGTGGGAGGAGCTAAAAAACTGAATTGGTTCATGTTCTACTTTCACCGATTTTGGAG GCTGACGCCCCCATATATGTTGATAATTTTGGTTGGAACGATATTGTATCGATATATCGGTAACGGTGCACTTAAGCCAGATGGCGATAACCCATTTATGGAGAACTGCCGAGATAACTGGTGGACGAATTTGCTGTACATCAACAACTTTGCAAAAACAGATAAAATG TGTATGGGATGGACCTGGTACTTGGCCAATGATATGCAGATGTATATTCTCAGCCCGCTTATTTTCTTACCACTGTTCTA TAACATAATTGCCGGTGGAGTAGTGTCTGCGATATTCATGATTGGCACAATCATAGCAACAGCCGTGATATCACATGAACACCAGTACCCTGTACAAAGTGCTTCGCCATATGCACCTACAAA ACAAGACGGACACTATAATGATTTGATGTACATACCGTTTTATACAAGAATGGGACCTTACATAGTTGGTCTAATAACTGGCTTCgttttgtataaatgtaaatgCAAGTTCAGGATACCAAAG GTAATAAACCTTGGTTGCTGGGTCCTGTGTGTTCTGATGACAACAGCGGTTATCTATGGTCCCTATACGAAGGATGACGGCCATATAATGAGCACAGATGATTCTACGGCGTACTATACATTGTTTAGGACAGTGTGGGGAATAGCCGTTTGTTGGGTTATCTTTGCTTGTGCGACAGGAAATGGAG GTTGGATCAATGATATACTGTCCTGGAGTCCGTATGTTCCACTAGGACGACTTACCTATTGCGCATATCTCCTTCACCCTCTCGTCATGATGATGTTCTACGAGAACAGAATGCAGCCGGTCTATTTCACAGACTATGATACG